The window TTCCTCCTCGAGCCGGAACGCTTCCTCTTCTTCGGCGCGCAGCGCCCGGCGCCGGGCCCGGGCGGCCATGCCCACGAGCCAGGCCACCTCGCCGGGCGGCACGCCCTCGCGCAGCAGCGCGCGGGCGGCCGCCTGCCATGATTCGAACGTCGGAGCGATTTGGACGTCGCGCATGGAGGCCATGCTACCGCCCGGAGCGCCGGCTCGCTCGTCGCCTACGTCGGTCCCCTCCGAGGAATCAGCTGGAGGTCGTGCGCTTGCGCAGCTCCTCCTGCATGGCCTCCCGGCCGGCCTCGAACGCCGAGACCAGGCGCTGCGTCTGTTCCTCGAAGACCTCGCGCCCCTTCTCGAGCCACTCCCCGGCCTGCTGCTGAGCCTGCTCGGCCAGCACCTGGGCGCGCTTGGCGACATCGCCTCCGCGCTCCAGCAGCAGGTCGCGCGCCTGGCGTCCCGTACGCGGGGCGCCGATCAGCGCGACGACGGCGCCGACCGCCGCGCCGAGGAGAAACCAGCCGAGATAGCCGCCCCCGCCGCCCTGTTCACGATTCATCGTTCGCTCCTTGCTGCTTGCGCAGCCGGTGAAGAAAGACGTCGAGACCGGTCTTGAGACCGGTCGCGACGCCGACGAGCTGGCCTGCCCGAGTGAGGCCGGCGACCGCCGCCAGCACGCGGCCCAGGCCTCCGGAGAGATCTTCCATGCGCTCCGTCAGGGCACCCAGCCGGGCCACTTCGCCGCGCGTCTCCTGCGTCAGCGCCCGGACCTGCTGCATGAGCTCGTGGGCCTCGGCGACGAACGGCCGCAGCTCCTGCTCGGCGAGCGTGAGCAGTCGCTCGGCGCGCTCGCTGGCCCGCCGCATCGCGATCAGGGCCGCGATGAGGGCCACCGTGACGACCACGGCGCAGACGACGAGAACCACTTGGCCCCAGGGGTGCATGGAGCCGAATTATCAGGGCATTGCGAGCCGAAAGTCAATAAATTCATTGACTTGGTGAACATTCGGTCTTTATAATCGCGCGGGGTTTCGATGTCCCTCCAGGACCGCTTCGACGAGCTTCACCGGCGTCACGCCAGGGCCGCGCTGGGCGGTGGTGAGGAGCGCATCCGGCGACAGCACAAAGCCGGCAAGAAGACGGCCCGCGAGCGACTGGATCTCCTGCTGGATCCCGGGTCCTTCCAGGAAGTCGACCGGTTCGTCGTTCACCAGAGCCACGACTTCGACATGGCCGACCAGCGCGTCCCGGGCGACGGCGTCGTCACCGGCTCGGGCTTGATCCACGGCCGCCCGGTGGTCGCGTTCGCCCAGGACTTCACCGTCTTCGGTGGCTCCCTGTCCGAGGCCTACGCCCGCAAGATCTGCAAGGTGATGGACCTCGCCATGAAGACCGGCATCCCCATCATCGGGCTCAACGACTCCGGTGGGGCCCGCATCCAGGAGGGTGTCGTCTCGCTGGCCGGGTACGCCGACATCTTCCTCCGTAACACCCTGGCGTCCGGGGTCGTGCCGCAGATCTCCGCCGTCATGGGGCCGTGTGCGGGCGGAGCCGTCTACTCGCCGGCGATCACCGACTTCATCGTCATGGTCAAGGGCACGTCCAACATGTTCGTCACCGGGCCCGAGGTCATCAAGGCGGTCACCCACGAGACGGTCACCGCCGATGAGCTCGGGGGGGCCGGCCCCCACAACACCCTGTCGGGGGTCGCCCACTTCGCCGCCGACAGCGAGGAGGAGTGCCTGGCCCTGCTCCGCGAGCTGCTCACGTTCTTGCCCCAGAACAACCAGGAAGATCCCCCGCGGCGCCCCACCGCGGATCCCGTGGACCGGCGTGACGCATCGCTGCAGACGCTCGTCCCCGACCAGCCCAACCGGCCGTACGACATGAAAGAGCTGATCCGGACGGTGCTCGACGATCGCTACTTCTTCGAGATCCAGGCCGCCTTCGCGCCCAACATCGTGATCGGCTTCGGCCGCCTGGGCGGCCGCCCCGTGGGCATCGTGGCCAATCAGCCGGCGCATCTGGCCGGCTGCCTCGACATCAACGCCTCCGTCAAGGCGGCCCGCTTCGTTCGCTTCTGTGATTGCTTCAACGTTCCCCTGGTGACCTTCGAGGACGTCCCCGGGTTCCTGCCGGGGACCGCCCAGGAGTTCGGCGGGATCATCCGCCAGGGGGCCAAGCTCCTCTACGCGTTCTGCGAGGCCACGGTGCCCAAGCTCACCGTCATCACCCGCAAGGCCTACGGCGGGGCCTACTGCGTGATGTCCTCCAAGCACATCCGGGGCGACGTCAACCTGGCCTATCCCACGGCGGAGATCGCGGTGATGGGCCCGGAGGGCGCGGTGAACATCCTCTACCGGCGGGACATGGAGCAGACCACCGATCTGGCCGGATTCCGCGAGGGCAGGATCCACGAGTACCGGGAGAAGTTCGCCAATCCCTACGTGGCTGCCGAGCGCGGCTACATCGACGAGGTCATCGAGCCCAAGGACACCCGGCCTCGCCTGGTGGCGGCGCTGGAGCTGCTCTCCACCAAGCGGGACAGCAATCCTCCCAAGAAGCACGGGAACATCCCGCTGTGAACGAGCGCGGCCGCCAGCGCAAGGCAGAATTCACGACCTCGTGGGGCGCGCCCCTGAAGCCGGTCTACGGGCCCGAGGACGTCGGTGACTGCCGCACCGAGGACGCCCTGGGCCGGCCGGGCGAGTTCCCCTTCACCCGCGGCGTGCACCCGACCATGTACCGCGGTCGCCTGTGGACGATGCGGCAGTACGCCGGCTTCGGGGCGGCGGCCGAGACGAACAAGCGCTACCGCTTCCTGCTCGAGCAAGGGCAGACCGGCCTGAGCGTGGCCTTCGACCTGCCCACCCAGATGGGTTACGACCCCGACGCCCCCGAGGCCCGCGGTGAGGTCGGACGGGTCGGCGTCTCGATCGCCTCGGTCGACGACATGGCGGACCTGTTCGAGGCCATCCCGCTCGACCGCGTGTCGACCTCGATGACGATCAACGCCACCGCAGCCATCCTCCTCGCCCTCTACGTGGTGGTGGCGCGGCGCCAGGGCGTCGCCGAGGCCCGCCTGAGCGGGACGACCCAGAACGACATCCTCAAGGAGTACATCGCCCGGGGGACCTACATCTTTCCCCCGGAGCCGTCGCTGCGCCTCATCACCGACATGTTCGCCTACTGCCACGAGCGCGTGCCCCGCTGGAACGTCATTTCGATCTCCGGCTACCACATGCGCGAGGCCGGGTGCACCGCGGTGCAGGAGGTGGCGTTCACGCTGGCCAACGCCATCGCCTACGTCGAGGCGGCTCGGCGTGCGGGCCTCGCCGTGGACGACTTCGCGCCCCAGTTGTCGTTCTTCTTCAACGCCCACAACAACCTGCTGGAGGAGGTCGCCAAATTCCGCGCCGCGCGCCGGCTCTGGGCCCGGACGATGCGCGACCGGTTCGCCGCTCGTGACCCCCGCTCGATGATGCTGCGCTTCCACGCCCAGACGGCGGGCAGCATGCTCACCGCCCAGCAGCCCGAGAACAACATCGTGCGGGTGACGGTGCAGGCGCTGGCGGCGATCCTGGGCGGCTGCCAGTCCCTGCACACGAATTCCATGGACGAAGCCCTGGCGCTGCCGACCGAGCGGGCGGTGCGCATCGCCCTGCGCACGCAACAGATCCTCGCCCACGAGTCCGGCGTGGCCGACCTCGTAGATCCCCTGGGCGGATCCTTCGCGCTGGAGCGATGCACCACCGACCTCGAAGAGGCCGCGGTCGACTACATCGAGCGGATCGATGACATGGGCGGCGCGGTGGCGGCCATTCCGTTCATGCAGCGGGAGATCCAGGAGGCCGCCTACCGCTACCAGCGGGAGGTGGAGGACAAGGTCCGGGTGGTGGTGGGGGTGAACGACTTCGTCACCGAGGAAGCGGCGCCGGGCGATCTGTTCCAGCTCGATCCCGGCGTGGGGGAAGCCTTGGGCCAGCGGATCGCCCGAGTCCGCGCCGGCCGCGACGAGAGCGCCGCGCTGCGGTCCCTGGACGCCCTGGAACGTGGGGCCCGGGGCCGGGACAACCTCGTCCCGCTCATCGTCGACGCCGTCGACGCGTCGGTCACGCTGGGCGAGATCTGTCAGCGGCTGCGCGCGGTGTTCGGCACGCATCAGCCGTCGGTGACGTTCTGATGGTGCTCCGCGCGGCCCTCGCGCTGACCAGCCTGCTCGCCGCGCTCGTCGTCGCGGCCAGCCCCGCCGCCGCCGGCCTGGCCGACCGGGTGGGGGCGACGTTCGCCCTCATGGCCGACGACTTCATCAGGGCGACGCAGCCTCTGGATGGCATCGTCGTCGCCGTCGAGGGACGAACCGTCTACCTCGACATCGGAGAGCGGGACGGCGCCCGCGTCGGCCAGGAGCTGACCGTGTTCAGGCGCGGCGAGCCGTTCTATCATCCGTTTACGGGGCGCCTGATCGGCCGTTACGAGGACATTCTCGGGCACGCTCAGATCCGGCGGGTCGAGGAGCAATTTTCCGAGGCCCTGCTCATCCCCGCGCCCGATGCCCGCGAGCCCCGCCCCGAAGATGGTGCCCGGATCACCCGCGGGCGAATTCGCCTCGCCGTCACGCCGTTGCTGGACCTGACCGGCGGCGATGCCGACGTCCGGCGAGTGCCCTACCTCATGGCCAGCGTCCTGGAGCGGTCCAAGCGCTTCCTGGTCGTCGATCCGCTGGCCGTCACCGACATGTTCGCCAACGGCGCCTTGCGGGTGGCGGAGGTCCTGGCCCGGCCCGAGCGGGCCAGGCGGATCGCCAGGAACCTGGACGTCGGGGGCTGGCTCATCCCCGTGCTCCTCGAGCGCGGGGGGGTGATGCACCTCGATGTCACCTGGATCTCGGCCGTCACCGGCACCGCCCTGTTCTCCCGGCGCCTGCCCCTGGTCCCGGCCGGCAGCGTCGAGGGCCAGCGATTCCCCTGGGAGCCGCGGCCCGAAGACTGAGTGTGCTATGGTAGGGCCCGCATGAGACACGGGCGCCTCAGCCTCGTCTTCATGCTCGCCCTGGCTCTCACTGGCTGTGCCACACTCCGCAACATCGTGGGGATGCCGGGACCTGGCGAGCCCTCGGTTGCCCTGAAGTCCGCCGAGACCCGCTGGCTGCTCATCAAGAATCCGCGCTTCGGGGACGTGCCCAGCGAGCCGGAGTACATCTGGGTCGAGGAGGACAAGGTTCCCACGACCCTGCGGACCCTGTTGCTCGGAAAACGCTCGATCATCGCCACCCCGGAGATCGTGGCCAAGTACGGCCGGCCTCCGGGCGGCGGCAAGATCAGTCCCCGCCAGGGGATGCCGTCGCCGACCACCGAGTCGGCTCGCAACGAGCCGGCCCGGGGCGAACCGGCCCGCAGTGAGACGGCCGCGGCGGTGGCGGCCACGGCGGGCCCGCCTGCGCCCGCCCCGGAAAGCACCCGTGGCTACGTCGTGTTCGTCGACACCACGCGAATCGCCGTCGACCTCACGGCCAGCGACGGCCTGCAAGCCGGCTCCATCGTGAGCCTGCGCCGGGACCGCATTCCCATCGTGCATCCGGTGACCGGAGAAGTGCTGGGCGAGCTGGACGAGGAGATCGGCACGGCGCGCATCGTCGAGGTGCGCGAGAAGTTCTCGGTGGCCGAGATCCAGACCGTCGAGCCGGGCGCGCAGATCCGGGTACGGGATCGCGTCGTCCCCAAATAGCGCCTGCGTGCCGACTCCGACCCTGGAACAGATCCTCAAGGAGCGCGTCGGGGCGCTCGTCGGGGCCGAGCTGCAGACCGTGGAGGCCAGGATTCGAGGCGAGCTCGACTCGCCGGTGTCGCTCATTCAGGAGATGGGCGGGTACATCGCGGGAGCCGGCGGCAAGCGGCTGCGTCCCATGCTCCTGCTGCTGGCCGCCCGGCTGGCCGGCTACCGCGGCCCGCGCTCGGTGCAGCTGGCCTGCGTCGTCGAGCTCCTGCACACGGCGACGCTGATCCACGACGACGTCGTCGACCAGGCCCCCTTGCGCCGCGGGCGGCCGTCGGCCAACGCCCAGTGGGGAGACGACGCCTCGATCCTGGTCGGCGATCATCTCTACTCGAAGTCGTTCGCCCTGCTCGTGCGTGACAACGACCGGGCCGTGATGGAGACCCTGGCCCGGGCCACCGTCTCCATGACGGAGGCCGAGGTGTTCCAGCTGGAGCGCAAGCGCAGCGGCCTCACCACCGAGGCCGATTACCTGCGCATCATCACGCAGAAGACAGCCTCGTTCATCTCCGCCTGCTGCCGGATCGGCGCCCTGCTGGGGGGGCTGCCGCCGGAGCAGGTCGAGGCCCTCACGCGCTACGGGCTCGACGTGGGCGTGGCCTTCCAGATTTCCGACGACTCGCTGGATTTCGTGGCCGACCAGGACCGGCTGGGAAAGGCGATCGGGAGCGACCTCCGCGAGGGCAAGCGGACGCTGCCCCTCATCGCCATGCTGGAGCGCGCGGCGCCGGCGGCCAACGAGCGTGTGCGACGCCTGCTGAAACAACCCGAGCTGGCTCCTGCCGAGCTGGCCGAGATCCGGGAGCTCGTCCTCAAGTACGACGGCGTGGACTATGCCCGCGCGCGCGCCGCGCTCTTCGCCCAGGCGGCCAAGGCCGACCTGGAACGCTTCGCGCTCTCGGAGGAGCGAGAGACGCTCGCCCTCATCGCCGACTTCGTGGTCGATCGCGATCGATAGCTTGGAGGGGGGCACAGAGACTGCGCCCCCCTCCAAACCTCCCCCGCTCACGCGGGGTGTGACACAGTTGGGAGCGGCAGGGCCGGAACGGAGGCTCACGACGCCGATCGTCACGCTGACCACGGACTTCGGGATCCGCGATAGCTATGTCGCCGAGATGAAAGGGGTCATCCTCGGCATCGCGCCCACCGTGCAGCTCGTCGATGTCACCCACGATGTCGAGCCCCAGCAGGTGGCCGAAGCCGCGCTCGCCGTCGATGCCGCCGCGCCGTTCTTTCCCAAAGGCACCACGCACCTGGCCGTGGTCGACCCCGACGTGGGGAGCGAGCGGCGGGGCCTCGTCGTCGTGGCCGCCGAGCAGTGCTTCGTGGGGCCGGACAACGGCCTGTTCACCCCGATCCTGCTGCGCGGTGGCTGGGTCGCCTTCGAGCTGACGGCCCCGGAGTACCGGCTGCCCGCGGTGAGTCGGACGTTTCACGGACGCGACGTCTTCGCCCCCGCCGCGGCCCACCTCGCACTCGGCGTGGCGCCGTCGGGCTTCGGGGCCCCGGTGCTGGATCCGGTACGACTGCCGTGGCCGGAGGCGCGTCCGGTGCCGGGCGGCGTGGCGGGCGCCGTCGTCCACATCGACCGCTTCGGCAATCTCGTCACCTCGATCGCCGCCGCCCAGGTGGTGACGCCGGCGGCCGGGGCCGTGAGGATCTGCGGCTCGGTCCTCCCGCTCGTCGGCACCTATGCGGATCTTCCGCCCGGTGGTGCCGGCGCGCTGATCGGCTCTCGCAATCGGCTCGAGGTGGTCGTGCGCGACGGGAATGCGGCAGAGCGCTTCGGCGCCCGTCGGGGAACGCCGGTCGTCTTCAGGCGGACGGTTTCTCTGCCGGGGGCGAAGCGCCCGCGGAGCCGCTCGTAGATGACGCCTCCTTCGCGGGGGCAGTGCTAGACTTCTCCGCGGATGCGGTGTCCTTGGAGTCCGTCTTGGTTCCGCTCTTCTCCGCCTCGAGTGCCTTCTTGCGCGCCTGCGAGGGATAGTCGGTGACGTACCATCCCTCGCCTTTCAAGATGAACGGCGCGGGGGAGAGCAGGCGGTGCAGCGGTCCCCCGCAGACCTCGCAGCGCTGCAGTGGCTCGGCGGTGATCCGCTGTCGAACCTCGAAGGTACGGCGGCACTGCTGGCATTGATACTCATACGTCGGCACGACTTCGACGCTACACGGGGAGATCATAACGTGTCAAGACAACGGCCCTGGCGGCTCGCCGTGGTCCTCGCGGCCCTCTGGCTCGCCGGATGCGCGAGCGGGCAACCCTCGGAGGTCACCCGGCTGCAAGCCCGGGCTGCGTACGAGCGCGGTCTTGGCCACATGCGCGACCGGCAGGCGTCGCTGGCCCTCAGCGCGTTTCAGGAAGCGATCGGGCTCGACGGCACGGTGCCGATCTATCGCAATACGCTCGGTGTCCTCTACCTCGACCGGCTGCTGCGCCCCGATCTGGCCTTGAAGGAGTTCGAGCGCGCCATCGAGCTCGACCCCAGCTACGCCGAGGCACACCTCAACACGGGTATAGCACTGGCCGAAATGGCACGCTGGGGCGACGCCGTACCGGCGTATCGGCGCGCCCTCGGCATGCCGACCCTCAGCGTGCCCCACATCGCCTATCAGAACCTCGGCCTCGCCCTCTACCACCTCAAGCAGTATCGGGAAGCCGAGGAAGCGCTGCGGCTGTCCATACGGCTTGAGCCCGCCCTGGAAGGCCCCTACTACAACTTGGGGTTGGTCCTGCTGGCTCAGGGCCGTCCCGACGAAGCCAGACAGGCCTTCCGGCGGGCGCGAGACCTCGCGCCTCAGTCTCGCTTCGGCCAGGCGGCCATCGGCCAGCTCGAGGCGCTGGACGACCGCCCGCAGTCCCACCGCTAGAAACGTCAAACTAAACTTGACCTGGTACCAATGCATGGGGTAGAAATTTGCCCGCTGCGGGGTGGGGTCTGCCGCTGATCAGGGCTCTGCCCGCGGTGTGCAGGTGTTGGTGTTGGGCCATGCAGAACGGCATTCGAGCATCTCACCCACCACACTGAGGAGGCGGTATGAGGATCATCCTCGCAGCCGTCCTGTCTGTGGTCGTCATCCTCGGGTTCTGCGCGCCGGCAGCCTTCGCGCAGCCGCCGGCCCCGAAGGTGACGGTCAGCGGGCTCCTGGACTTCGTCTCGTCGTATTACAAGAACTTGCGCACCACCACCATCACCAACGACGACGACGACGGCTGGTACTCTCGCGAACGCGGTCGGTTCGAGATCACCGGAGCCATCGGCAAGGCGAAGGCGGTCTACGCCTTCGAGATCGACATGACGAACGGCGACGGTCCCAACAGCTCGGGGACCTCCAACAACTTCGACCTCGACGGCGACGTGGCCGGGGTCATCGAGACCAGGTGGCTCTACGTGGAGGTACCGGTGACCGGCGCGGGATCGCTGATGCCGTTCCTGCCGATGGAGTCGATCGGCCGGTTCGGCCAGCAGGGGGCCCGGGGGCATGCCTACAAGCCCGGCGTCCTGTGGTCCGGTGACTTCCCCGGCGTGAGCATCGAGACGAGGTGGGCCCCGAACCTCAGGAGCACGCTCACGTTCGCCCAGATCGGTGAGGCGCTCGATGAGTTGTCCGGGGAGACCGAGGACATCGCGTTCCTGGCGAGCGTGGAGATCGACCTGTTCAAGGGTTTCACCATCAAGCCCACGTACGCGTACGCGAACTATGACGCCTTCAACACCGGGACCGTCAACCTCGGCACCGAGTCGCCGAAGGGCGGGTTCACCCCCAACGTCATCGGCGCGCACCTCACGCGCCACTACATCGGCGCCGACGTGCGGTGGCGGACGGGGCCGTTCTCCCTGCAGCCCACGCTCATCGGCCTGTTCGGCACCCAGGAGTGCGCCGTCGCGTCGTGCGGCCACACCAACGACGTCGACATCACGTCCTTCATCTTCGACGTCATCGGCGGCTTCCAGGCCGGCCCGCTCCTGATCGAGGGGCGCTTCGCCTACACGCCGGGCATGAAGGCCGAGGACTGCGTTCAGGCCGGCGGCTTCTGCGGCGCCGGCGGTGAGGACATCAAGTACTACCAGGCGATCAACCCGGGGTTCATCTACCAGGCCGGGTGGGCCGAGATCCAGACCTCGGGCGTGGACTACAACCTCGTCTACTTCGGTGGCGCCCCGGCGGCCAACGGCTCCCGGCTCGGCGTCTCCCCGAGCTATGACAAGTACGGCCGCATGACGCTCGCCGCGGCCGCCGACTACGCGGTGACCCCCGCCTTCGTCCTGCACGCCGTCGTGAACGCGATGTGGACGGCGGAGGACGTGGACACCGACGCCCCCCTGAACAGCGCTCCGGTGAGCAGCGGCGACGACAACTACCTCGGTACCGAGATCGACGCCGGCTTCACCTATCGCTTTGCCCCGAACGTGGCGTTCGACCTGATCGGCGGCTACCTGTTTGCTGGCGACGCCCGCGGCTTTGCCGGTCAAGATCCGGAGGACATCTACAAGATCGCGGCGCGGATGCGCGTCACGTTCTAACTCGTCCCTGACGTACACGGGGGGCATGGGAACTCCCATGCCCCCCGTCGTGTCTCACCTCGCGTAGATCCTTCCGACAGCTTCTTGCCGGGTCTCTCACCACGATAGCGTCCTCACGGCGCCTGCTCGGGCCGCTCGTCGGCTCGACGTCGCGCCGTGGCTCGCTGGGGCCGTGACACCCGCCA of the Candidatus Methylomirabilota bacterium genome contains:
- a CDS encoding YtxH domain-containing protein, whose amino-acid sequence is MNREQGGGGGYLGWFLLGAAVGAVVALIGAPRTGRQARDLLLERGGDVAKRAQVLAEQAQQQAGEWLEKGREVFEEQTQRLVSAFEAGREAMQEELRKRTTSS
- a CDS encoding acyl-CoA carboxylase subunit beta, which gives rise to MSLQDRFDELHRRHARAALGGGEERIRRQHKAGKKTARERLDLLLDPGSFQEVDRFVVHQSHDFDMADQRVPGDGVVTGSGLIHGRPVVAFAQDFTVFGGSLSEAYARKICKVMDLAMKTGIPIIGLNDSGGARIQEGVVSLAGYADIFLRNTLASGVVPQISAVMGPCAGGAVYSPAITDFIVMVKGTSNMFVTGPEVIKAVTHETVTADELGGAGPHNTLSGVAHFAADSEEECLALLRELLTFLPQNNQEDPPRRPTADPVDRRDASLQTLVPDQPNRPYDMKELIRTVLDDRYFFEIQAAFAPNIVIGFGRLGGRPVGIVANQPAHLAGCLDINASVKAARFVRFCDCFNVPLVTFEDVPGFLPGTAQEFGGIIRQGAKLLYAFCEATVPKLTVITRKAYGGAYCVMSSKHIRGDVNLAYPTAEIAVMGPEGAVNILYRRDMEQTTDLAGFREGRIHEYREKFANPYVAAERGYIDEVIEPKDTRPRLVAALELLSTKRDSNPPKKHGNIPL
- a CDS encoding methylmalonyl-CoA mutase family protein, coding for MNERGRQRKAEFTTSWGAPLKPVYGPEDVGDCRTEDALGRPGEFPFTRGVHPTMYRGRLWTMRQYAGFGAAAETNKRYRFLLEQGQTGLSVAFDLPTQMGYDPDAPEARGEVGRVGVSIASVDDMADLFEAIPLDRVSTSMTINATAAILLALYVVVARRQGVAEARLSGTTQNDILKEYIARGTYIFPPEPSLRLITDMFAYCHERVPRWNVISISGYHMREAGCTAVQEVAFTLANAIAYVEAARRAGLAVDDFAPQLSFFFNAHNNLLEEVAKFRAARRLWARTMRDRFAARDPRSMMLRFHAQTAGSMLTAQQPENNIVRVTVQALAAILGGCQSLHTNSMDEALALPTERAVRIALRTQQILAHESGVADLVDPLGGSFALERCTTDLEEAAVDYIERIDDMGGAVAAIPFMQREIQEAAYRYQREVEDKVRVVVGVNDFVTEEAAPGDLFQLDPGVGEALGQRIARVRAGRDESAALRSLDALERGARGRDNLVPLIVDAVDASVTLGEICQRLRAVFGTHQPSVTF
- a CDS encoding polyprenyl synthetase family protein, producing the protein MPTPTLEQILKERVGALVGAELQTVEARIRGELDSPVSLIQEMGGYIAGAGGKRLRPMLLLLAARLAGYRGPRSVQLACVVELLHTATLIHDDVVDQAPLRRGRPSANAQWGDDASILVGDHLYSKSFALLVRDNDRAVMETLARATVSMTEAEVFQLERKRSGLTTEADYLRIITQKTASFISACCRIGALLGGLPPEQVEALTRYGLDVGVAFQISDDSLDFVADQDRLGKAIGSDLREGKRTLPLIAMLERAAPAANERVRRLLKQPELAPAELAEIRELVLKYDGVDYARARAALFAQAAKADLERFALSEERETLALIADFVVDRDR
- a CDS encoding SAM-dependent chlorinase/fluorinase is translated as MTQLGAAGPERRLTTPIVTLTTDFGIRDSYVAEMKGVILGIAPTVQLVDVTHDVEPQQVAEAALAVDAAAPFFPKGTTHLAVVDPDVGSERRGLVVVAAEQCFVGPDNGLFTPILLRGGWVAFELTAPEYRLPAVSRTFHGRDVFAPAAAHLALGVAPSGFGAPVLDPVRLPWPEARPVPGGVAGAVVHIDRFGNLVTSIAAAQVVTPAAGAVRICGSVLPLVGTYADLPPGGAGALIGSRNRLEVVVRDGNAAERFGARRGTPVVFRRTVSLPGAKRPRSRS
- a CDS encoding FmdB family zinc ribbon protein, with protein sequence MISPCSVEVVPTYEYQCQQCRRTFEVRQRITAEPLQRCEVCGGPLHRLLSPAPFILKGEGWYVTDYPSQARKKALEAEKSGTKTDSKDTASAEKSSTAPAKEASSTSGSAGASPPAEKPSA
- a CDS encoding tetratricopeptide repeat protein, translating into MSRQRPWRLAVVLAALWLAGCASGQPSEVTRLQARAAYERGLGHMRDRQASLALSAFQEAIGLDGTVPIYRNTLGVLYLDRLLRPDLALKEFERAIELDPSYAEAHLNTGIALAEMARWGDAVPAYRRALGMPTLSVPHIAYQNLGLALYHLKQYREAEEALRLSIRLEPALEGPYYNLGLVLLAQGRPDEARQAFRRARDLAPQSRFGQAAIGQLEALDDRPQSHR